One window of the Eucalyptus grandis isolate ANBG69807.140 chromosome 8, ASM1654582v1, whole genome shotgun sequence genome contains the following:
- the LOC104414041 gene encoding GTP-binding protein At3g49725, chloroplastic, whose product MLRTASSLCRRHLAPLPTPLRPPSPFQFLARPFSRTWTRGGDGGGEDGGGGGGGGGESLINRDPRSPPRLFVVQPRIRPDTLLRAKLDEALCLANSLEDQRDGFFDTDFLDKALPPHALVQNPLVRSHRARADTYFGPGTVDTIKIHLNEAETKGEVDAVFVNTNLSGIQLRNLERRWGKPVLDRVGLIIEIFNAHAFTKEAKLQAELAALMYKKTRLVRVRGPDGRYAFGVGGEAEVVSARGRGSGGHGFLSGAGESELHLQRRRILERRRVLESQIEEVRRTRASQRAGRKRHKDSHECSLATVAVVGYTNAGKSTLVGALSDTDLYSDDRLFATLDPRLRSVILPSGRKVLLSDTVGFISDLPVQLVKAFQATLEEVIEADLLVHVLDSSAPNLDEHRSSVLQVLEQIGVSEEKLQNMIEVWNKIDLQEDDGSHFDANDGEGATCTDVIDEDVISDGGDDCGEGEESIDRLSEGELEEIIESEEDQYSDTWLSQEDGIKWGSSICGDTSNNEPNASLGEWRTKNVSDSAQAGPHVKTSAMTGVGWQELLELIDEKLELQNDRSKRENVVERSIFYSKWRPPRAEEDANVAVEQ is encoded by the exons ATGCTCAGAACAGCTTCTTCTCTCTGTCGACGCCACCTCGCCCCTCTCCCGACACCCCTGCGCCCGCCCTCGCCATTCCAATTCCTCGCTCGCCCCTTCTCCCGCACCTGGAcgcgcggcggcgacggcggcggggaggatggcggcggcggcggcggcggaggaggcgagTCGCTGATCAACAGGGACCCGAGGAGCCCGCCCCGGCTCTTCGTGGTCCAGCCGCGGATCCGGCCCGACACCCTCCTGCGGGCGAAGCTGGACGAGGCCCTCTGCCTCGCGAACTCCCTCGAGGACCAGCGCGATGGGTTCTTCGACACCGACTTCCTCGACAAGGCCCTGCCTCCCCACGCCCTCGTGCAGAACCCGCTCGTCCGGTCCCACCGGGCCCGTGCAG ACACTTATTTTGGACCCGGCACTGTGGACACGATTAAAATCCATTTGAATGAAGCGGAGACCAAG GGTGAGGTTGATGCTGTTTTTGTCAACACAAACTTGTCTGGGATTCAGTTGAGGAATTTGGAG AGGCGCTGGGGTAAACCAGTACTGGACCGCGTGGGTCTTATCATAGAGATCTTCAATGCTCATGCATTCACAAAGGAGGCAAAGCTACAG GCTGAACTAGCAGCCTTAATGTACAAGAAAACTAGGCTTGTTCGTGTTCGGGGGCCTGATGGAAGATACGCATTTGGAGTAGGAGGTGAGGCTGAAGTTGTTAGTGCACGAGG GAGAGGAAGTGGAGGACATGGTTTTCTTAGTGGTGCTGGAGAAAGTGAACTTCATCTCCAAAGGAGG AGGATTTTAGAACGCCGGCGTGTTTTGGAATCACAAATTGAAGAGGTCCGGCGCACAAGAGCTTCACAAAGGGCTGGTCGGAAGAGGCATAAAGACTCACATGAGTGCAGTTTAGCAACTGTTGCTGTTGTTGGCTACACAAATGCT GGAAAATCAACTTTAGTTGGAGCACTTTCAGATACTGATCTCTATAGTGATGATAG ATTATTTGCAACTCTGGATCCTCGACTAAGAAGTGTTATTCTTCCTTCTGG GAGGAAAGTGCTTCTTAGTGATACGGTGGGGTTTATATCAGATCTGCCCGTGCAG TTGGTGAAAGCTTTTCAAGCAACTCTTGAAGAAGTAATTGAAGCAGACCTTCTTGTG CATGTACTAGATTCCAGTGCCCCAAATTTGGATGAGCATCGTTCTTCAGTATTGCAAGTTCTCGAACAAATAGGTGTATCTGAGGAGAAACTTCAGAATATGATTGAAGTTTGGAATAAG ATTGATCTTCAAGAAGATGATGGAAGTCATTTTGATGCTAATGATGGCGAAGGAGCGACATGTACAGATGTAATAGATGAGGATGTCATCTCTGATGGTGGGGATGATTGCGGTGAAGGTGAAGAATCTATCGATAGGCTCTCTGAAGGAGAGCTTGAAGAAATTATTGAGAGTGAAGAAGACCAGTATTCTGATACCTGGCTATCACAGGAAGATGGTATAAAATGGGGTTCATCGATCTGCGGGGACACTTCAAATAATGAACCAAATGCTTCCTTGGGAGAATGGAGGACAAAGAATGTTTCCGATTCCGCTCAAGCTGGTCCACATGTCAAAACATCCGCTATGACTGGAGTTGGCTGGCAGGAGTTGCTAGAGCTGATCGATGAGAAGCTGGAATTACAGAATGACCGGTCGAAGAGGGAGAATGTGGTCGAGAGGAGTATCTTTTACTCGAAGTGGAGGCCGCCTCGCGCGGAGGAAGATGCTAACGTGGCAGTTGAGCAATAG